One stretch of Candidatus Bathyarchaeia archaeon DNA includes these proteins:
- a CDS encoding dihydroorotate dehydrogenase electron transfer subunit, which yields MKSCKAHRHRVVEIRKVREESPTVKSLIFKDKLCAAARPGQFSMIWVPGFDEIPMSVSVDPESSDPMIMVKRVGEATAALHRLKEGDLIGVRGPYGTFFKLNGQRRVLLVAGGTGIAPLLKVALDSKRIGYECHLVMGAKEEGELLFVEELREAGCVVYPVTEDGSLGDRGTVQNVLRKIPLEEYGLMMCCGPELMIASAIALASSRGIKVQASLERVMKCGVGICGSCELAGYRVCKDGPVFNLEDLKRMADTLGRFKRSPSGRRIKVEY from the coding sequence ATGAAGAGCTGTAAGGCGCATCGGCATAGGGTGGTGGAAATAAGGAAGGTTAGGGAGGAGTCGCCTACCGTTAAATCCCTTATTTTTAAAGATAAGCTATGCGCGGCTGCTCGGCCTGGCCAGTTCTCCATGATCTGGGTTCCTGGGTTTGATGAAATTCCGATGAGCGTGTCGGTGGACCCTGAGAGCTCGGATCCGATGATCATGGTGAAAAGGGTGGGTGAAGCCACCGCCGCTTTACACCGTTTAAAGGAAGGGGACCTCATCGGGGTTAGAGGTCCCTACGGAACCTTTTTCAAGCTGAACGGTCAACGTAGGGTCTTGTTGGTGGCCGGTGGAACCGGGATTGCTCCTCTCTTGAAGGTAGCGTTGGACTCTAAGCGTATAGGCTATGAATGTCATCTGGTGATGGGAGCTAAGGAGGAAGGGGAGCTTCTGTTCGTGGAGGAGTTAAGGGAGGCTGGTTGCGTCGTCTACCCTGTAACCGAGGACGGCAGTTTAGGGGATCGGGGAACCGTTCAAAATGTGTTAAGAAAAATCCCGTTGGAGGAATATGGGTTGATGATGTGCTGTGGACCAGAGCTTATGATCGCCTCGGCCATCGCGCTCGCCTCTAGTCGGGGGATTAAAGTCCAAGCCAGCTTAGAAAGAGTGATGAAATGTGGAGTCGGAATCTGCGGTAGCTGCGAGCTAGCGGGATACAGGGTGTGCAAAGACGGGCCAGTCTTCAACCTAGAGGATTTAAAGCGGATGGCCGACACGTTAGGAAGGTTTAAACGCAGTCCCTCAGGGAGAAGAATAAAAGTTGAATATTAA
- a CDS encoding nuclear transport factor 2 family protein — MVIDLKDPIELFDKYAAGYAHKDVDEAMKLFSEDAVFKDPRFKPFIGKESIKSFLTSEYGKIEEYRVEKLFTCVQGEKAAVEWRIEVKIKATGEKVSLDGVTLMETRNGLIQSLREYYYSYEH; from the coding sequence ATGGTGATCGATTTGAAAGACCCGATCGAGTTATTCGACAAGTACGCAGCCGGATATGCTCATAAGGATGTGGACGAGGCGATGAAGCTGTTCAGCGAGGACGCTGTCTTCAAAGATCCTAGATTCAAGCCTTTCATCGGGAAGGAGAGCATAAAAAGCTTCTTAACCTCAGAGTATGGGAAGATTGAGGAGTATCGAGTGGAGAAGCTGTTCACCTGTGTTCAAGGCGAGAAGGCCGCTGTAGAGTGGAGGATCGAGGTTAAGATCAAAGCCACCGGCGAAAAGGTTAGTTTAGACGGTGTCACCTTGATGGAAACGAGGAACGGTTTAATTCAAAGCCTAAGAGAATACTACTACTCCTATGAGCACTAG
- a CDS encoding ATP-dependent DNA ligase: MNYSNLVNVYESIEATTKRLEMTDYLVQLLKGASADSIDKLVYLTQGKLYPDFMGVEVGVAEKLVIKAISAVSGKPEEEVEQTYKELGDLGKAAESILQRKTQQTLFQRPLTIDIVYDALEKMAKATGSGAVEVKIRHLCSLLNDASPKEAKYIVRTVLGKLRLGIADMTILDALAVAFGGGKEARPLIERAYNLSSDLGLVARTVLEEGLDGVSRFKIRVGNPIRPMLAERLSSAEEILEKLGGKCAAEYKYDGLRIQAHLSGDRVLLFSRRLENITSQFPDVVKILSEHVKRKECVLEGECVAYNPNTGEMLPFQAISQRRGRKYEIDVMEKEVPVKIFLFDLLYEGGEDYTLKVYPERRAALESLVERSDKLDVSHQIIAKTPEELDRYMDQAVSEGCEGLVAKSLGSDSVYQAGARGWVWIKYKRSYKAEIADTFDLVPVGAFKGRGRRAGSYGALLMAAYDKEKDVFETVCKLGSGFTDADLESLPERFKEYVRPERHPRVNSLMEPDVWFSPTLVMEVAADEITLSPLHTCAWGLVKKDTGLALRFPRFTGNYRFDKSPEDSTTTEEMVEIYKTQLKQVS, encoded by the coding sequence CTATGAGTCGATTGAGGCTACGACGAAGAGGCTGGAGATGACGGATTACCTTGTTCAATTGTTAAAGGGCGCGTCCGCGGACTCCATAGACAAGCTCGTCTACCTGACTCAGGGGAAGCTTTACCCTGATTTCATGGGCGTTGAGGTGGGGGTGGCTGAGAAGCTGGTCATCAAGGCCATATCCGCGGTTTCCGGTAAACCTGAGGAGGAGGTGGAGCAAACTTATAAGGAGTTGGGAGACTTGGGAAAGGCCGCTGAGAGCATCTTGCAGAGGAAGACTCAGCAAACCCTTTTTCAGAGACCCCTCACCATCGACATCGTCTACGACGCCCTGGAGAAGATGGCTAAGGCGACGGGCAGTGGGGCTGTGGAGGTTAAAATCCGCCATTTATGCAGCCTGTTAAACGACGCCAGCCCCAAGGAAGCCAAGTACATTGTGAGGACGGTCCTCGGGAAGCTGAGGCTGGGAATAGCCGACATGACCATTCTCGACGCCTTGGCTGTTGCGTTCGGAGGAGGAAAGGAGGCGAGGCCTCTCATTGAGCGGGCGTACAACCTCTCGTCGGACCTGGGACTCGTGGCCAGAACAGTCCTGGAAGAAGGGTTGGATGGGGTTAGCCGGTTTAAGATCAGGGTTGGAAACCCCATCAGGCCGATGCTCGCTGAAAGATTGTCGAGCGCCGAGGAAATCTTGGAGAAACTTGGGGGGAAGTGCGCCGCTGAGTACAAGTACGATGGGTTGAGGATTCAAGCCCATCTCTCAGGAGACAGGGTCCTTCTATTCTCTAGACGGTTGGAAAACATCACCAGCCAGTTCCCCGACGTGGTTAAAATATTAAGCGAGCACGTGAAGCGGAAAGAATGCGTCCTGGAAGGGGAGTGCGTGGCCTACAACCCCAACACGGGGGAAATGCTCCCATTCCAAGCGATTTCCCAGCGAAGAGGCCGAAAGTACGAGATAGACGTGATGGAGAAGGAGGTTCCCGTGAAAATATTCCTATTCGACCTTCTCTACGAGGGAGGAGAAGACTACACGTTGAAGGTTTACCCGGAGAGGAGAGCCGCTTTAGAGTCGCTGGTCGAAAGGTCCGATAAACTCGACGTTTCGCATCAAATCATCGCCAAAACCCCTGAGGAGTTGGATCGATACATGGATCAAGCGGTTTCCGAGGGATGCGAGGGCTTAGTGGCGAAGTCGCTGGGCTCAGACTCAGTCTACCAAGCCGGGGCCAGAGGATGGGTATGGATCAAGTATAAGCGATCCTATAAAGCGGAGATCGCTGATACCTTCGACTTAGTCCCAGTGGGAGCCTTCAAGGGAAGGGGGAGACGAGCCGGCTCCTACGGAGCGCTGCTTATGGCCGCCTATGATAAGGAGAAGGATGTGTTCGAAACCGTGTGCAAGCTTGGAAGCGGCTTCACCGACGCAGACCTCGAATCTTTGCCTGAAAGATTTAAAGAATACGTCAGGCCTGAGCGGCATCCAAGGGTAAACTCCCTCATGGAGCCTGACGTATGGTTTTCACCTACCCTCGTCATGGAGGTGGCCGCCGACGAAATCACTTTGTCACCCCTCCACACATGCGCCTGGGGCCTCGTGAAAAAAGACACAGGCCTCGCCCTAAGGTTTCCAAGGTTCACAGGAAACTACCGTTTCGACAAGTCGCCGGAAGACTCCACCACAACGGAGGAAATGGTTGAAATCTACAAAACACAGCTCAAACAAGTATCTTAG